Proteins found in one Acidobacteriota bacterium genomic segment:
- a CDS encoding tetratricopeptide repeat protein: protein MWNDLLKRQNQTVFWFTVVVFAWVFTNALTTNAQDDFKNTELRKNNEKAADLLKNAKNEASKERFDAALDYATRALGYLENKEPAYFERGKIYTAKKDFESAVKDFNECIKIEANRAIYYNARAVAFWGLKRYDEAIADLTEVIRLSPQSVAAYEARANAYYQIKLYDEVVIDMTEAIGLERKPGHYRLRASAFREMKDYDNAIQDFTHAIEMNPKSAEIYVERGNTYLLMANFDDALRDAKSALQQDPKSDEAKKLETEAAKKSAEKPPQ, encoded by the coding sequence ATGTGGAATGATTTGCTGAAACGCCAAAACCAAACTGTCTTTTGGTTTACCGTTGTTGTATTTGCCTGGGTTTTTACAAATGCTTTAACGACCAATGCGCAGGATGATTTTAAAAACACCGAACTTCGCAAGAATAACGAAAAAGCCGCCGACCTTTTAAAGAATGCCAAAAATGAAGCAAGTAAAGAACGCTTTGATGCGGCGCTCGATTATGCCACGCGGGCGCTCGGCTATTTAGAGAATAAAGAACCGGCATATTTTGAACGCGGCAAAATTTACACTGCGAAAAAAGATTTTGAAAGTGCCGTCAAGGATTTCAACGAATGCATCAAGATAGAGGCAAACCGAGCGATTTACTATAACGCCAGAGCCGTCGCCTTCTGGGGATTGAAACGCTACGATGAAGCGATAGCTGACCTCACAGAAGTCATTCGCTTGAGTCCGCAATCGGTCGCTGCCTATGAAGCGCGAGCCAATGCCTACTATCAAATCAAACTTTATGATGAAGTGGTGATTGATATGACCGAAGCCATCGGACTTGAACGCAAGCCCGGTCATTATCGTTTGCGAGCCTCGGCGTTTCGGGAAATGAAAGATTATGACAACGCCATACAGGATTTCACTCACGCCATCGAAATGAATCCGAAAAGCGCCGAAATCTATGTTGAAAGAGGCAACACCTATTTATTGATGGCGAATTTCGATGATGCTTTGCGCGATGCGAAATCCGCTTTGCAACAAGACCCGAAATCCGATGAAGCAAAAAAATTAGAGACCGAAGCCGCCAAAAAGAGCGCCGAAAAACCGCCTCAGTAG